The window TAAAAAATATCCTCCAATTAAAAAATTAGGTCAAAATTTTTTACAAAATTCAGAAATAATAAAAAAAATTGTTCAAAACATTAATCCTCAAAGTACTGAATATATGTTAGAAATAGGATCAGGATATGGAGCTTTAACAATTCCAATAAGTCGAATAGTAAAAGAATTAATTGTTTTAGAAATTGATGAAAATTTAATATTATTTTTATCTAAAAAAGTTTGTCCGGAAATGTTACGTATTTTTTTAGTAGATGCATTAGAATTTGATTATAAAAATTTTTTTTTACAAAGAAATACATTATTATTTCGTATTTTTGGAAATTTACCTTATAATATTTCTACAATTTTTTTATTAAAAACTATATTTTTTCAAATTCATATTTATGATATGAATTTAATGTTTCAAAAAGAAGTAGCTGAACGTATAATGGCTTCTCCTAATACTAAAAAATATGGCCGTTTAAGTGTTATAATTCAAAATTTTTATAAAATTACTATGATTTTATCTATTTCTAAAGAAAATTTTTTTCCTAAACCTAAAATATCTTCAACATTTTTAAAATTTGTTCCTATTTTAAATAAAAATAAATCTTTAAAATATATTTTTTTGTTAGAATATATTACTAAAATAGCATTTTCTAATCGTCGAAAAATTTTAAAAAATAGTTTAGGTAAACTTTTTAGTGAAAAAAAGATGATTTCTTTAGGAATTAATCCTAAATATAGAGCTGAAAATTTATCTGTAAAACAATATGAAAAATTAGTTAATAGTATTATTTTAGAAAATTTATTATAATTTTTTTAAAAAAATATATAAAAAATAAATGCAAGCATATCTGGCTTGCATTTTAAAAATTTTTATTTTTTTATTTTAATAGATAAGATTTTTAAAATATTATATTTTTTTATGTATATATTTTTATTGTATTAAATTTTTTTGAGAATTTTGTATTTTTTGAATTGAATTAATTTCAGTAATATTATGAATTTTTAATATTTTAGAAGTAGCCCAAACACCTTTTATTGTTGTATCATAATGTATTTGATTTTTAAAAATATATTCAAAGATTTTTTGTGTTTCATGATTTTTTTGATATTCAGAATTAATATAAATTACATATGAGTATTTATTTTTTTCTAGAATTTTCTGTATTTTAAATTTTTTTTGATAAATGTAATGAATAGAATTTAAATTAGTTTTTAATTTTTTTAAAAATTGATAAATTTGAATATTAGTGAAATGGATACTAAATCCTGATTTAAGTAATTTTTGGAGTATAGGTAAAATATTTTTTTTTTTTTTAATAGGTATAGAACATAAAATATTTCCTTTTTTAGGTATTTTTTTGGTAATACTGAGTACAGCTTTATAAAAAGCATTTTTAAAATTTTTTCCAATTCCCATTACTTCGCCTGTAGATCTCATTTCTGGACTTAAAACAGGATTAGAATTTTTAAATTTATTAAATGGTAAAACTACTTCTTTTACAAAAAAATATTTTAAAAATTTTTCAGAAAAATAATATTTTTTTTTTAAAGTAATACCAATAATAACGTTCGTAGATATTTTTGCTAATTCTGTTCCAGTAGCTTTAGATAAAAATGGAATAGTACGTGAGGCTCTTGGATTTACTTCTAAAACATATATTTTATTATTTTTAATAGCAAATTGTGCATTCATTAATCCTTTAATTGAAAGAGATAAAGCTAATTTAGTAACTTGTTCTTTTATTTTTTTTTTAATATTTTTTGTAATAGTATATGTAGGGAAAATACATGCAGAATCTCCTGAATGAATTCCAGCAGGTTCAATATGTTCTAATATTCCACCTATAAATACATTTTTTTGATCACAAATTATATCTACATCTATTTCGATTGCGTTTTTTAAATATTGATCTAATAAAATTTCTTGTATTTGATGATTTAAATTTAAAAGTTGAAAATATTTTTTTAATTCGTTAGAATTTTTAATAATTTTCATATCGCGCCCTCCTAATACATATGAAGGTCGGACAATAATTGGATATCCTAAAATTTCTGCTTTTTCTATAGCGTCTGGTAAATTTTTTGCTATATTATTTTTTGGTTGTATTAATCCTAATTTTTTAATAATTTTTTGAAATTTATATCTATTTTCAGCTTTATCAATATTTTTAAATGTTGTTCCTAAAATATTAATATTAAATTTTTGAAAATCTTTAGATAACTTTAAAGGTGTTTGACCTCCATATTGAATAATAATTCCTAAAGGTTTTTCAATATTAATAATAGAAAAAATGTGTTCAAAAGTAATAGGTTCAAAATATAGACGGTGAGACATATTATAATCTGTAGATACTGTTTCAGGATTACAGTTTATCATAATTGTTTCATATTTTTTTTTCATTAAAGCTTGAGATGCATGTACACAACAATAATCAAATTCTATTCCTTGTCCGATTCTATTTGGTCCTCCTCCTAAAATAACAATTTTGTTTTTATTTTTTGTAGGTATAGATTCACATTCATCTTCCCAAGTAGAATAAAAATATGCTGTTTCAGTAGAAAATTCTGCAGCACAAGTATCAATACGTTTATATACTGGAAAAATTTTAAATTTTAATCGTAAATTACGAATTTTTTCTTCCGTAGTATTTAATAATTGTGAAATTCGTAAATCTGAAAATCCTTTTTTTTTTAAAAATTTTAAAAATTTTGAATCAATTTTTTTGTAGTCTAAAGTTTTTAAATTTTCTTCAATATGAATTAATTCTTGAATATAATATAAAAACCATGGATCTATATTTGTTAAATTTTGAATTTTTTTTAAAGTCCATCCTTTTCGAAAAGATTCTCCTATATACCAAAGACGTTCCGGGCCTGCTGATTTTAATTCATATATTAATTTTTTTTTATTTTGAATAATTTTATTAGATAATGGAATTCTAGAAGTAATATCAAAACCACTCGAACCTATTTCTAAGCTTTGTATGGCTTTATGTAAAGACTCTTGAAATGTTCGTCCAATAGCCATTACTTCACCAACTGATTGCATTTGCGTAGTTAAACGATCTTTACAATTTGGAAATTTTTCAAAATTAAAACGAGGCATTTTAATTACAATATAATCTAGAGAAGGTTCAAATGCAGCAGGGGTATGAATTCCAGTAATATCATTATGTAATTCATCTAAAGTATATCCAATAGCTAGTTTAGTAGCAATTCTTGCAATAGGGAAACCTGTAGCTTTAGAAGCTAAAGCTGAAGATCTAGATACGCGGGGATTCATTTCAACAATGATCATTTTTCCTGTTTTAGGGTTTATAGCAAATTGTACGTTTGCTCCTCCATTATTAACTCCAATTTCTTTTAAAATTTTTTTTGCTGCATTTCTCATTTTTTGAAATTCTATATCACTTAAAGTTTGAGAAGGAGCAATTGTAATTGAATCTCCAGTATGAATTCCCATAGGATCAATATTTTCAATAGAGCATACAATAATACAATTTTCTTTATGATCACGAACAATTTCCATTTCATATTCTTTCCATCCAAGTAATGATTCATCAATTAATAATTCATTTGTTGGAGATTGTTTTAATCCTGATTCACAAATTTTTTTAAATTCTTTTAAAGAATATGCTATACCTCCTCCGCTTCCTCCCATAGTAAAAGAAGGTCGAATAATACATGGAAAACCTATTTTTTTAGAGATTTTTAATGCTTGTTGAAAAGTATTTGCAATACCGCATTTTGCAGTATTTAATCTAATTTTTTTCATAGATTTTTCAAATAAATGTCTATTTTCAGCTTTTTTTATAGCTTTAATTGTAATACCAATTATTTCTACATTATATTTTTTTAAAATTTTTTTTTTATAAAGTTTTAAAGTGCAATTTAAAGCTGTTTGTCCCCCCATTGTAGGTAATAAAGCTTGTGGTTTTTCTTTTTTAATAATTTTTTCAATTATGGAAGTGTTAAGAGGTTCAATATATGTCCGATGAGCCATCTGAGGATCGGTCATAATTGTAGCTGGATTAGAATTAATTAAAATTATTTTAAATCCTTCTTCTTTAAGTACTTGACAAGCTTGTACTCCTGAATAATCAAATTCACAAGCTTGTCCAATAATAATAGGTCCAGCTCCTAAAATTAAAATAGTTTTTAAATCTTTTCTTTTTGGCATGTTGATTCCTTTTTTAACATATTTTTGATAAAATTTTCAAATAATATTTTTATATCATGAGGTCCAGGTGAAGATTCTGGATGTCCTTGAAACCCAAAAGAAGGAGAATTTTTTAAAGAAATTCCTTGAATAGTTTGATCAAATAAAGAAACATGTGTAATTTTAATGTTTGAGTTTAAAGAATTTGGATCAATAGTATAATTGTGATTTTGAGTTGTAATAAAAATACGATTATTTATTAAATTTTTGACTGGATGATTGGACCCATGATGTCCAAATTTCATTTTAATAATTTTTGCATGAGCAGCTAATGCTAAAATTTGATGACCTAAACAAATTCCAAAAATAGGAATTTTATATAATAATAATTTTTTAATTTGTTTAATGGATTCTAGACAGGTTCTAGGATCACCTGGTCCATTGGATAAAAGTATACCTGAGGGGTTTAATAATAAAATTTCTTTTATTTTTGTATTAGCAGGAACTACAGTAATAGAGCATTTTTTTTTAAATAAAATTTCTAGAATATTTTTTTTGATTCCGAAATCATATACTATTACATGTAAGAGTTTTTTTTTTTTGAAATTTATATTGTTAATATTTTTTTTTTTAGTATTAGTAGAAAGGGGATGTGGATACCAAATATATTTTTTTTTTGTAGTTTTTTTGAGTGTAATATTTAATTTAGGTAATTTAGAATATTTTAAAATTTTTTTTAAGATTTTTTGTGTAGATATATTAATGTTAGTAGTAATACATCCATATTGTGTACCTGAAATTCTAAGAATTTTAGTTAATTTTCTAGTATCAATATCCGTAATAGAAATTATATTATTTTCTTGCAGATATTGTACTAAATTTTTTTGACTAGTATAATGACTATCTATACTTGATAAGTTTTTTGTAATAATTCCTTTTGCATGAATTTTTTTAGATTCAGATGAATTAGAATTAATTCCTATATTTCCTATGTGAGGATAAGTAAATACTATGAATTGATTGCTATATGAGGGATCAGTTAAAATTTCTTGATAACCTGTCATAGCTGTATTAAATACTATTTCACCTAAAAATGTTCCTTGAATTCCAGTATTTTTTCCATAAAATATAGTTCCGTTTTGTAGTATTAAGATTGCGGTGGTCTGCAAAATTCTTCTCCTCAAATTTTTTAATGTTTAATGATGAGTTAATTTATATCTGAGGTTTTATATTAGAACATCTCTCATAGTAAAAAAACCATTTTTTTTATTTTTTAACCAATACGCAGATTTTAAAGCCCCTTGTGAAAAAATATCACGTGTAACAGCTTTGTGGGTAATCTTCAATATCTCTTGAGAATTTTCAAATATTACAGTATGTTTTCCTATAATGTTTCCAAGTCGTAAACTTGAACAAATAATTTTTTTTTTATTTTTTTTTTTATTTAAATAGAAATATTCAGAAATATTTTTATTTTGAAATTTCCACTTCATAGTATTTGTAATAATAGATTTTAAATATAATGCAGTTCCAGAAGGTTGATCTTTTTTATTTTTATGATGGGATTCTAGAATTGCAATATCACTATTTTCTCCTATTACATTAGAAATTTTTTCTAGTAAAATACACATTAAATTAATTCCACAGCTAAAATTTGGTGAATATAGAATAGATATTTTTTTAGAAGATTCTTTGATATATTTCATTTGTAAATTAGTAAATCCGGTAGTTCCAATTACAATATTTTTTTTTTTTTTTATACAAAATTCTAGGTTTTGTAAAGAAGATTTCGGGTTACTAAAATCTATTAAGACATCAAAATCTACTGTTTTTTTTTGATTAAGTTGATTTAAATTTAAAAATGGAAAGTTAAAATTTTTATGATTTTTAAATTTTTTTGATATTTTATTTTTAATTAAAGCATACGTACAAGTTATTTTTGGAAAATTTTTTAATTCTTTAATTAATGATTGCCCCATTTTCCCGTATGCACCAGAAATTATAATTTTTGTATTTTTTTCCATTATTGATCCTATATTTTATTAGATAAAAAATTTTTTTAAAAAAAATATCATAATATATTATGATATTTTTTAATATTGTGAAAGTGAAAAATTTTTTTTTAAAAAAATAATATTTAAATATTTTTTAAAGATATTTAATATAATTAAAAGATTTTATATCCTAATAATGTAAAAATTGTAGAATATTTTTTAAAAAATATAAAAAATCTAAATTTTAAAATTTTTTTTAAATAAAAAATATCATTTATAATAAAATTTTTAATTTTACAGATATAAAGATAATTTAAAAAAAATATATAACATATAATATTAATTTTTATAAAATAAATTTTGATATAAATATATTCATATATTAAAAATTCTTTATATTTTGAAAGTTTAATTATATATATAGAATATATTTTTTATTTTTTAAAATATTTTTTATATAAAAAATTTGAAAATTTAAAAAATATTAAAAATATAAAAATTTTTTATATTTTTTTTAAAGAGCAAATTTTTATAAAAAATTTTAAAATTATAAAAAGTAAATAATATTAAAAAATAATATTTTTTTTATTTTATTTAATTTTTTTATAGAATGTAATATTAAAATTTTATTGAAGAGTATAAAATTATAATATTTTATATTAGATGAATTTTTAAAAAAATTTTCTTTTTTCACCTATTCCATAAACGTTTGTAAAACATCTAGCGCAAATATTAGTATTTTTAAAATTTTTTTTAAAATTTTCTACATATTGCCAACATCTTATACATTTTTTACCAATAGATTTTTTAATTAAAATTTTGCAATTTTTAATATATTTATTTTTTTTTAAGTTAATGGGCGCTATAATATAATTTTTAAGTTGAATTTGTGATACAGAAAAAAATATAGGTAATTCATTACTATTAATAATTCGTAATAATTTTGAAATTTTAGAGGTGATATAAAAAATTATTTTTACTTCTGAATTACTAGAAATTTTTTTTTTTTCTCTCTTTTTTTCGATATTTTTATGAACTTCTCTACGTAATAAAAATATAGTCTTCCAAAAATTAGAATTAAATATATTTTTTTGAATTGTTATATTAGGTAATTCATACCATTTTTCAAAAAAAATATATTTTTTATTTTTTTCGGGAACATAATTCCAAATTTCATCAGCAGTGAAAGATAGAATTGGTGAAATCCATCGTATTAAATACTCTAAAATGTGATACAACGCAGTTTGTATACTTCGGCGTTCTAAACTATTTTTTTGAAACATGTACAATCTATCTTTTGTAATTTCAAAATATTTCGAACTTAATTGTATTGAGCAAAAATTTAAAATTTTTTTTATAACTATTTGAAAATTATAATGAGAATAATTTTTTATAATATTTTTTTGAAATTTTTTTGTAAGATTTAATATCCATTGATCAATTTTTAACATTTTTAAGAATGTAATTGAATTTTTACTAGGAGTAAAATCATGTAAATTTGATAAAATAAAACGAATGGTATTTCGAATACGCCGATAATATTCTGAAGTTTGTTGCATAACATATTCTGAAATAGACATTTCATTAGAATAATTTGTGTATGCAACCCATAATCTTAAAATATCAGCTCCCCATTTTTTTATAATTTCTTGAGGAGAAACAATATTACCTAATGATTTAGACATTTTTTGTTTTTTTTGGTCAACAACAAATCCATGTGTAATAATGTTATAATATGGAATTTGAGATTTAGTATATGTTGAAATAATTAAAGAAGACATAAACCATCCTCGATGTTGATCTGAACCTTCTAAACATAAATCTGAAATATAATTTTTTTTTTTTTTAATATTATATTTATAAATTTTTAATTGATGATTTGATCCGGATTCAAACCAAACATCGATAATATCATTAACTTTTTGATATTCTGAAGAATTTTTTTTTAAAAGTTTTTTAGGTTTTAAATTCCACCATATTTGACTACCTTTTTTTTTAACTATTTTAGAAAAATTTTTTAAAATTGAAACAGTATTGGGATGTAAAGTAAAATTTTTTTTATGAATAAATAAAGGAAGAGGTATACCCCATATTCTTTGGCGAGAAATGCACCAATCAGGTCGATTTTTTATCATTAATTTCATTTTTTTTTTCCCCCATTGAGGAACCCAATTAATTAAATTAATGTTTTTAAGTATTTTTTTTTTTAATGGATTTTGATGAATTTTTATAAACCATTGAGGGGTTGCTCGAAAAATAATAGGAGTTTTATGTCTCCAACAATGAGGGTATTGATGTAAAATTTCTTTAACGAATAAAAATTGATTTTTATTTTTTAGTATTTTTATAATAATTTTAGAACTTTTAAAAATATGAATTTTATTTAAATAAGAATTTTGAGGATTTTTATAGATTCCATAAGAATTAATCATATGAATTGGATTAATTTTATATTTTTTACAAATTATAAAATCTTCTAATCCATGATCAGGTGACATTTGAACTATACCAGTACCTAAAGTATTAGTAATATGTTCAGAAAATATAATTGGAATTTTTTTTTTTGTGATAGGATGACATACATATAAATTTTTAAATTTTTTTCCAGGTACATTATCAACAATTTTATATTGATTAGTATTTATTTCTTTAAGAAAATTATGTATTAAATTTTTAGCACAAATAAAAAATGATTTTTTAATAATAAATATTGTATATTGAATGTTAGGATTTATTGCAATAGCTTGACAAGTAGGAATGGTCCAAATTGTAGTAGTATATATAATAAAAGAAAATTTTTGTAAAGTATTTTTATTTTGAGTTTTTTTAGTAATTTTTTGAAGAAATTTTTGAGATTGAAAAATTTTCAAAGTAAAAAAAATTGTTTGACATTTTTTCGATAAATATTCTATTTCAGCTTCAGCTAATGAAGATTGACAATCCATACACCAATAAATAGGTTTAAAATCTCTATATAAATTTTTTTTTTGAATAATTTTTGATAAAGTTAAAATAGTATTTGCTTCATTTTCATAATTCATAGTTAAATTAGAATTATTCCAATCAGCTAAAATACCTAATCTTTTAAAATCTTTTTTTTGTTTTTTAATTTGTTGAAGAACATATTGACGACAAATTTTATGAATTTTTGGAATATTTAAAATTTTTTCTTTAAATTTTATTTTTTTTTCAATTTTGTGTTCAATTGGTAATCCGTGACAATCCCAACAAGGAATAAAAGGAGCATAAAAATTGGATAATCTTTTTGATTTTAAAATTATATCTTTTAAAATTTTATTAACAGCATGTCCTAAATGAATATTACCATTAGCATATGGGGGACCATCATGCAAGAAAAAAGATTTTTTATAATTTTTTTGGTTGTTTAGATATGTATAAATTTTTTCATTTTTCCATTTTTTTAAAATATCGATTTCTTTAGAAATCAAATTAGCTTTCATAGAAAATTTTGTTTTTGGTAAATTAATGTTATTATTATTAAAATGCATAATTTTCTCATTTTCATAATTTTTTTAGAAAAAATATATTATATTTTTTAATAAAAAATTATATTTTAATTTATAATATATTTTTTTATAAAAAATTTTTATTAATAGTAAAATTTTAAAAAAATATAAATTTTATATTTATATTTTTATCATAACATGCTTATATAAATATTTTTTTATAAAATATTTCATTTTTTATTTAAAAAATATTTATTAAATTATTAAAGAGAATATACAATTGGCAAATATTAAATCGGCAAAAAAAAGAATTCTTATTTCAGAAAAAAAAAGAAAAATTAACGTGAGTATGCGCTCAAAAGTTAAAACTTTTATAAAAAAGGTATTAATTTCGATTAAAAATAATCGTATGCAAGAAGCACAAAAAAATTTTAAAATTTTACAACCTATTTTGGATCGAAGTGTTTCTAAAGGAGTTATTCATAAAAATAAATCTTCTCGTTATAAATCCAATTTAATATCAAAAATTAAAAAAATAAAAAATATTTAAATATATTTTTTTTAAAAGAGCGAGGGAATTTTAGTATTGTGGCTATGAAATTAATTATTCATAGTTTACAATACTTTCTCTCGCATAATAAATTATTTTGTTAAATTATCAAAAAATCTTTTTACACTATTAAAAAATCTTTTCGATTTAGGGCTATTACTTTTTCCTTTTAGTTCTCCGAAACTTTTTCCTAATTTATATAATAATTTTTTTTGAGATAAATTTAAATTTACAGGAGTTTCTACAATAATTTTACAAAATAAATCACCTAAAATACCATTTCTAACGGAACGAATACCTTTACCACGAATTCTAAATAATTTACCAGATTGAGTTTCATGAGGAATTTTGAAATTTATACGTCCTTCTAAGGTAGGAATTTCTATTTCTCCACCTAAAGAAGCCATAACAAAATTAATAGGTACTTCACAATGTAAATTATTATCTTCTCTTTCAAAAATAGGATGTTTTTTTACATGTACTTGTATATATAAATCTCCGGAACGCGCACCATTTAATCCTGCTTCTCCTTCATTATTTAATCTAATTCTATCGTTAGTATCAATACCAGCAGGTATTTTAACGGAAATTTTTTTTGATTTTTTAGTTCTTCCTTGTCCGTTACAAGTAGAACATGGATTTTGAATAATTTTTCCTTTTCCTTCACAAGAAGGGCAACTTTGTTGTACACTAAAAAATCCTTTACGAATATGTATTTGTCCATTTCCGTGACAATTAGAACAAATGATGGGTTTAGTTCCATTAGAAGCTCCTGTACCGTAACAAGAATTACATTTTGTTAAGGTAGGAATATATATCTCTTTGTAAATACCTTTTACGGCTTCTTCTAATGTTAGATCTAAATTATATTGTAAATCAGATCCTTTGGTTTTTTTTTGTGTTTTTGTACTCCCAAATATATCTCCAAATACATCTCCAAAAATATCACTAAAATCAGATGTAGATGTTCGAAAACTATTTGTAAAATTATTA of the Buchnera aphidicola (Nippolachnus piri) genome contains:
- the rsmA gene encoding 16S rRNA (adenine(1518)-N(6)/adenine(1519)-N(6))-dimethyltransferase RsmA, with translation MNINLFKKYPPIKKLGQNFLQNSEIIKKIVQNINPQSTEYMLEIGSGYGALTIPISRIVKELIVLEIDENLILFLSKKVCPEMLRIFLVDALEFDYKNFFLQRNTLLFRIFGNLPYNISTIFLLKTIFFQIHIYDMNLMFQKEVAERIMASPNTKKYGRLSVIIQNFYKITMILSISKENFFPKPKISSTFLKFVPILNKNKSLKYIFLLEYITKIAFSNRRKILKNSLGKLFSEKKMISLGINPKYRAENLSVKQYEKLVNSIILENLL
- the carB gene encoding carbamoyl-phosphate synthase large subunit yields the protein MPKRKDLKTILILGAGPIIIGQACEFDYSGVQACQVLKEEGFKIILINSNPATIMTDPQMAHRTYIEPLNTSIIEKIIKKEKPQALLPTMGGQTALNCTLKLYKKKILKKYNVEIIGITIKAIKKAENRHLFEKSMKKIRLNTAKCGIANTFQQALKISKKIGFPCIIRPSFTMGGSGGGIAYSLKEFKKICESGLKQSPTNELLIDESLLGWKEYEMEIVRDHKENCIIVCSIENIDPMGIHTGDSITIAPSQTLSDIEFQKMRNAAKKILKEIGVNNGGANVQFAINPKTGKMIIVEMNPRVSRSSALASKATGFPIARIATKLAIGYTLDELHNDITGIHTPAAFEPSLDYIVIKMPRFNFEKFPNCKDRLTTQMQSVGEVMAIGRTFQESLHKAIQSLEIGSSGFDITSRIPLSNKIIQNKKKLIYELKSAGPERLWYIGESFRKGWTLKKIQNLTNIDPWFLYYIQELIHIEENLKTLDYKKIDSKFLKFLKKKGFSDLRISQLLNTTEEKIRNLRLKFKIFPVYKRIDTCAAEFSTETAYFYSTWEDECESIPTKNKNKIVILGGGPNRIGQGIEFDYCCVHASQALMKKKYETIMINCNPETVSTDYNMSHRLYFEPITFEHIFSIINIEKPLGIIIQYGGQTPLKLSKDFQKFNINILGTTFKNIDKAENRYKFQKIIKKLGLIQPKNNIAKNLPDAIEKAEILGYPIIVRPSYVLGGRDMKIIKNSNELKKYFQLLNLNHQIQEILLDQYLKNAIEIDVDIICDQKNVFIGGILEHIEPAGIHSGDSACIFPTYTITKNIKKKIKEQVTKLALSLSIKGLMNAQFAIKNNKIYVLEVNPRASRTIPFLSKATGTELAKISTNVIIGITLKKKYYFSEKFLKYFFVKEVVLPFNKFKNSNPVLSPEMRSTGEVMGIGKNFKNAFYKAVLSITKKIPKKGNILCSIPIKKKKNILPILQKLLKSGFSIHFTNIQIYQFLKKLKTNLNSIHYIYQKKFKIQKILEKNKYSYVIYINSEYQKNHETQKIFEYIFKNQIHYDTTIKGVWATSKILKIHNITEINSIQKIQNSQKNLIQ
- the carA gene encoding glutamine-hydrolyzing carbamoyl-phosphate synthase small subunit; amino-acid sequence: MQTTAILILQNGTIFYGKNTGIQGTFLGEIVFNTAMTGYQEILTDPSYSNQFIVFTYPHIGNIGINSNSSESKKIHAKGIITKNLSSIDSHYTSQKNLVQYLQENNIISITDIDTRKLTKILRISGTQYGCITTNINISTQKILKKILKYSKLPKLNITLKKTTKKKYIWYPHPLSTNTKKKNINNINFKKKKLLHVIVYDFGIKKNILEILFKKKCSITVVPANTKIKEILLLNPSGILLSNGPGDPRTCLESIKQIKKLLLYKIPIFGICLGHQILALAAHAKIIKMKFGHHGSNHPVKNLINNRIFITTQNHNYTIDPNSLNSNIKITHVSLFDQTIQGISLKNSPSFGFQGHPESSPGPHDIKILFENFIKNMLKKESTCQKEKI
- the dapB gene encoding 4-hydroxy-tetrahydrodipicolinate reductase yields the protein MEKNTKIIISGAYGKMGQSLIKELKNFPKITCTYALIKNKISKKFKNHKNFNFPFLNLNQLNQKKTVDFDVLIDFSNPKSSLQNLEFCIKKKKNIVIGTTGFTNLQMKYIKESSKKISILYSPNFSCGINLMCILLEKISNVIGENSDIAILESHHKNKKDQPSGTALYLKSIITNTMKWKFQNKNISEYFYLNKKKNKKKIICSSLRLGNIIGKHTVIFENSQEILKITHKAVTRDIFSQGALKSAYWLKNKKNGFFTMRDVLI
- the ileS gene encoding isoleucine--tRNA ligase, with the protein product MHFNNNNINLPKTKFSMKANLISKEIDILKKWKNEKIYTYLNNQKNYKKSFFLHDGPPYANGNIHLGHAVNKILKDIILKSKRLSNFYAPFIPCWDCHGLPIEHKIEKKIKFKEKILNIPKIHKICRQYVLQQIKKQKKDFKRLGILADWNNSNLTMNYENEANTILTLSKIIQKKNLYRDFKPIYWCMDCQSSLAEAEIEYLSKKCQTIFFTLKIFQSQKFLQKITKKTQNKNTLQKFSFIIYTTTIWTIPTCQAIAINPNIQYTIFIIKKSFFICAKNLIHNFLKEINTNQYKIVDNVPGKKFKNLYVCHPITKKKIPIIFSEHITNTLGTGIVQMSPDHGLEDFIICKKYKINPIHMINSYGIYKNPQNSYLNKIHIFKSSKIIIKILKNKNQFLFVKEILHQYPHCWRHKTPIIFRATPQWFIKIHQNPLKKKILKNINLINWVPQWGKKKMKLMIKNRPDWCISRQRIWGIPLPLFIHKKNFTLHPNTVSILKNFSKIVKKKGSQIWWNLKPKKLLKKNSSEYQKVNDIIDVWFESGSNHQLKIYKYNIKKKKNYISDLCLEGSDQHRGWFMSSLIISTYTKSQIPYYNIITHGFVVDQKKQKMSKSLGNIVSPQEIIKKWGADILRLWVAYTNYSNEMSISEYVMQQTSEYYRRIRNTIRFILSNLHDFTPSKNSITFLKMLKIDQWILNLTKKFQKNIIKNYSHYNFQIVIKKILNFCSIQLSSKYFEITKDRLYMFQKNSLERRSIQTALYHILEYLIRWISPILSFTADEIWNYVPEKNKKYIFFEKWYELPNITIQKNIFNSNFWKTIFLLRREVHKNIEKKREKKKISSNSEVKIIFYITSKISKLLRIINSNELPIFFSVSQIQLKNYIIAPINLKKNKYIKNCKILIKKSIGKKCIRCWQYVENFKKNFKNTNICARCFTNVYGIGEKRKFF
- the rpsT gene encoding 30S ribosomal protein S20 encodes the protein MANIKSAKKRILISEKKRKINVSMRSKVKTFIKKVLISIKNNRMQEAQKNFKILQPILDRSVSKGVIHKNKSSRYKSNLISKIKKIKNI
- the dnaJ gene encoding molecular chaperone DnaJ, producing MKKDYYQTLNISNTANTLNIKRAYKKLAMKYHPDKNQGNKQAEKKFKEIKEAYEILSDSKKRKLYDQYGHSAFEQNSSNNNFTNSFRTSTSDFSDIFGDVFGDIFGSTKTQKKTKGSDLQYNLDLTLEEAVKGIYKEIYIPTLTKCNSCYGTGASNGTKPIICSNCHGNGQIHIRKGFFSVQQSCPSCEGKGKIIQNPCSTCNGQGRTKKSKKISVKIPAGIDTNDRIRLNNEGEAGLNGARSGDLYIQVHVKKHPIFEREDNNLHCEVPINFVMASLGGEIEIPTLEGRINFKIPHETQSGKLFRIRGKGIRSVRNGILGDLFCKIIVETPVNLNLSQKKLLYKLGKSFGELKGKSNSPKSKRFFNSVKRFFDNLTK